A genomic segment from Thermostichus lividus PCC 6715 encodes:
- a CDS encoding lipid-binding SYLF domain-containing protein yields MMTVHVRLRWGGVLQQWRLIALGAIAVVFFPQWVTAQTVPDPAMVQRVENATFVLGQFSFNNNQRIPPRIIQRAQGIAIVPNVVQAGFLFGGRRGAGILLVRDNNNDWSKPAFITITGGSFGLQIGAQSSDVILAFMDKSVVLRSLAQSFRLGGNVSVAAGPVGGDIVSPTDPSPQVYSYARNAGLFAGVAIEGATISFDRNANTRFYGQRNLTPTQIFENAVALPSPPVLNGLYNALARAAR; encoded by the coding sequence ATGATGACTGTACACGTACGTTTGCGGTGGGGGGGAGTACTCCAGCAGTGGAGGTTGATTGCCCTAGGGGCGATCGCCGTGGTCTTTTTTCCCCAATGGGTTACTGCTCAAACTGTACCCGATCCCGCTATGGTGCAGCGGGTAGAAAACGCCACCTTTGTCCTCGGACAGTTTAGCTTCAATAACAATCAACGCATTCCGCCACGGATTATCCAGCGGGCACAGGGGATTGCCATTGTTCCCAATGTTGTGCAAGCTGGGTTCCTCTTTGGTGGTCGCCGTGGGGCAGGCATTTTGCTAGTGCGCGACAACAATAACGATTGGAGTAAACCCGCCTTCATCACCATTACTGGCGGCAGTTTTGGCCTGCAAATAGGTGCCCAGTCCAGCGATGTCATTTTGGCCTTTATGGATAAATCCGTTGTCCTGCGCAGTTTAGCACAGTCCTTTCGGCTGGGGGGCAATGTCTCGGTGGCTGCCGGACCTGTGGGCGGCGATATTGTCAGCCCTACGGATCCTAGCCCTCAAGTCTATTCCTATGCCCGCAATGCTGGGTTGTTTGCCGGGGTTGCCATCGAAGGGGCAACCATTAGCTTTGACCGCAATGCCAACACCCGCTTCTATGGCCAGCGCAACCTGACACCAACTCAAATTTTCGAGAATGCTGTTGCGCTGCCGTCCCCGCCGGTACTCAACGGTCTGTACAATGCCCTAGCGCGTGCTGCCCGTTAA
- the ndhD1 gene encoding photosynthetic/respiratory NAD(P)H-quinone oxidoreductase subunit D1, whose translation MSNFPWLTAIILFPIVASFAIPLIPDPEGKGRPIRWYALVIGLIDFAAIVYAFTNFYDLNTPGLQLWESYDWIPTLGLRWSVGADGLSMPLILLTGFITTLAILAAWPVTLKPRLFYFLMLAMYGGQIAVFAVQDMLVFFLAWELELIPVYLLLAIWGGYKRQYAATKFILYTAGSSLFILVAGLAMAFYGDTISFDMHTLAMKDYAMGFQLLVYAGFLVAYGVKLPIVPLHTWLPDAHGEATAPVHMLLAGILLKMGGYALIRMNVDMLPAAHATFAPVLVILGVVNIIYAALTSYAQRNLKRKIAYSSISHMGFVLIGIASFTNLGMSGAVLQMVSHGLIGASLFFLVGATYDRTHTLILEEMGGVGQKMKKIFAMFTACSLASLALPGMSGFVAELLVFIGFATSDAYSLPFRILVVFLAAVGVILTPIYLLSMLREIFFGPENKELTEHEALIDAEPREVFIIACLLVPIIGIGLYPKLLTQIYDATTVQVIARVREVVPTLAQHPSSSVADMPKVAPELNA comes from the coding sequence ATGAGTAACTTTCCTTGGTTGACTGCAATCATCCTTTTTCCGATTGTGGCCTCCTTTGCGATTCCCCTGATTCCCGACCCTGAAGGGAAAGGACGACCCATTCGTTGGTATGCCCTTGTCATTGGCCTGATTGATTTTGCGGCCATTGTTTATGCCTTCACGAACTTCTACGACCTAAATACCCCTGGGCTGCAATTGTGGGAAAGCTATGATTGGATTCCGACCTTGGGGTTGCGCTGGTCTGTGGGGGCGGATGGTCTCTCAATGCCCTTAATTTTGCTGACGGGCTTTATTACCACGCTGGCAATTTTAGCGGCCTGGCCTGTTACCCTCAAGCCGCGTCTTTTCTACTTCCTGATGTTGGCGATGTACGGCGGTCAAATTGCTGTCTTTGCCGTCCAGGATATGCTGGTGTTCTTTTTGGCATGGGAACTGGAGTTGATTCCGGTTTACCTGCTGCTGGCCATTTGGGGGGGCTATAAGCGGCAGTACGCCGCCACAAAATTTATTCTCTACACCGCGGGTAGCTCCCTGTTTATTCTGGTAGCGGGCTTGGCCATGGCCTTCTACGGCGACACCATTAGCTTTGATATGCATACCCTAGCGATGAAAGACTATGCCATGGGCTTTCAACTGCTGGTCTATGCTGGCTTTTTGGTAGCTTATGGGGTAAAACTGCCGATTGTACCGCTGCACACATGGCTACCGGATGCCCACGGTGAGGCAACCGCCCCGGTGCACATGCTCTTAGCCGGTATTCTCTTGAAAATGGGTGGCTATGCGCTTATTCGTATGAATGTGGATATGCTGCCGGCAGCCCACGCCACCTTTGCACCAGTCTTGGTGATTTTGGGGGTGGTGAATATTATCTATGCTGCTCTGACGTCCTATGCCCAGCGCAACCTCAAGCGCAAAATTGCCTACTCGTCAATTTCCCATATGGGGTTTGTGCTCATTGGCATTGCTTCGTTTACGAATTTAGGGATGAGCGGTGCTGTTCTGCAAATGGTGTCTCACGGTCTCATTGGCGCCAGCCTCTTTTTCTTAGTTGGGGCAACCTACGATCGCACCCATACGCTGATCCTCGAGGAAATGGGGGGGGTTGGCCAAAAAATGAAGAAGATCTTTGCGATGTTTACGGCCTGCTCGCTGGCTTCCTTGGCATTGCCAGGGATGAGTGGCTTTGTGGCGGAGCTACTCGTATTTATCGGCTTTGCCACCAGTGATGCCTACTCCTTGCCCTTTCGGATTCTTGTGGTCTTTTTAGCAGCGGTGGGGGTTATCCTCACGCCCATTTACCTTCTGTCGATGTTGCGGGAAATTTTCTTTGGGCCAGAAAACAAGGAACTGACGGAGCATGAGGCGCTGATCGATGCTGAACCCCGGGAGGTCTTTATTATTGCCTGCCTGTTGGTGCCGATTATTGGTATTGGCCTATATCCCAAGCTGCTGACGCAAATTTACGATGCCACCACCGTACAGGTGATTGCGCGAGTGCGCGAGGTCGTACCGACCCTTGCCCAACACCCTAGCTCCTCAGTGGCCGACATGCCGAAGGTGGCACCAGAGCTAAACGCCTAA
- a CDS encoding alpha/beta hydrolase, which produces MGQLRHYLLGEVSWQRLVRSAVLIYVLVAAYVYVRADAMIFRPPPPTYDLLAQMRLIPMEGGDRLAVLYLPNPAATFTLLYSHGNAEDLGVIEPLLTQYRDWGFAVLAYDYRGYGLSTGTPSEANAYQDARAAYKYLTQTLNVPPEQVILYGRSLGGGVATELATHVPVAGLILESTFTSAFRVVVPFPLFPFDKFTNQAKLPQVPVPVLILHGTADEVVPFEHAQALFATAATPKFSLWVEGAGHNDFSAVAGDRHRQALQDFAHILHGLRTND; this is translated from the coding sequence ATGGGGCAGCTGCGGCACTACCTGCTGGGGGAGGTTAGTTGGCAGCGGCTGGTGCGCTCAGCAGTCCTGATCTACGTCCTTGTGGCGGCCTACGTTTACGTCCGTGCTGATGCTATGATCTTTCGGCCGCCGCCTCCCACCTATGATTTGTTGGCTCAGATGCGCCTTATCCCCATGGAGGGGGGCGATCGCCTCGCGGTGCTGTATTTACCGAATCCCGCAGCTACGTTCACGCTGCTCTACAGTCACGGCAATGCCGAAGATTTGGGGGTAATTGAACCCCTCTTGACCCAGTACCGCGATTGGGGGTTTGCTGTGTTGGCCTACGACTACCGTGGCTATGGGCTGAGTACGGGCACCCCCAGCGAAGCCAATGCCTACCAAGATGCCAGAGCTGCCTACAAGTACCTGACCCAGACTCTCAACGTTCCACCAGAGCAGGTCATACTGTACGGGCGATCGCTCGGGGGCGGTGTCGCCACAGAACTGGCGACCCACGTACCTGTTGCTGGGCTGATCTTAGAAAGCACGTTTACCTCTGCCTTTCGGGTTGTGGTGCCTTTTCCCTTGTTTCCGTTCGATAAATTCACCAATCAAGCCAAGCTACCGCAGGTGCCGGTGCCGGTTTTAATCCTGCACGGGACTGCCGATGAGGTCGTGCCTTTTGAGCATGCCCAAGCCCTATTTGCCACTGCGGCCACCCCCAAATTTTCCCTGTGGGTTGAGGGTGCTGGTCACAACGATTTTAGTGCTGTTGCGGGCGATCGCCACCGGCAGGCACTGCAAGACTTTGCCCACATTCTGCACGGTTTGCGAACTAACGACTAG